One genomic window of Psychrobacillus sp. INOP01 includes the following:
- a CDS encoding ABC transporter permease, which produces MKAILGIQMMRMHKEWKVLLTWLLLPLLLTVLTFSTLNKLGDESKVPIGLVIEENTTLSDNLVKRIMDTDYLLVNILDLPEATDLLEKHELDSVFVIKDGYEEDILNNRRSQLLEAYSSNRSFAYFAVVETISSYVQEEATRTKAATEIKNLYEKYGSREEWDREEIFKTSKEKQEKKQLISTSFSFQWTPTETGSESTSLLSVWGIWAFFQIIATLFLFDWVVKANSKLIKVRWTFTKISLNSYIYWNLLFYTVLLFVMDVVTIYVLHILDLASPSARLFIALLGFRVTINILAALLAKNFTNSFFYYICAIAISLILTICGGAFIPIDSIISRWPWVESFSPVYSLLHGEIAYGFLAAIIVISIVKGGSQRAASKFPAKKLS; this is translated from the coding sequence ATGAAAGCTATTCTAGGAATACAAATGATGCGAATGCATAAAGAATGGAAGGTTTTACTAACATGGCTCTTGCTACCACTCCTTTTAACTGTATTAACGTTCAGTACGTTAAATAAATTAGGGGATGAATCCAAGGTTCCAATTGGTTTAGTAATAGAGGAAAACACTACTCTTTCAGATAATCTAGTTAAAAGAATTATGGATACAGATTACCTACTGGTAAACATACTAGACCTTCCAGAAGCTACAGATCTATTAGAAAAACATGAGCTCGATAGTGTATTTGTCATTAAGGATGGATACGAGGAAGATATTCTAAATAATCGTCGGTCTCAGTTACTAGAGGCATATTCATCAAATAGATCCTTTGCTTACTTTGCTGTTGTAGAAACGATTAGCTCCTACGTTCAGGAAGAAGCAACTCGTACGAAAGCGGCTACAGAAATAAAAAATTTATACGAAAAGTATGGCTCCCGTGAAGAATGGGACCGAGAAGAAATTTTCAAAACGAGTAAAGAAAAACAGGAAAAAAAACAGCTAATTTCGACAAGCTTTTCGTTCCAATGGACACCAACAGAAACAGGAAGTGAAAGCACCTCGCTTCTATCTGTTTGGGGTATTTGGGCTTTCTTCCAAATCATCGCTACATTATTTCTGTTTGATTGGGTCGTAAAAGCAAATAGCAAATTAATAAAAGTACGTTGGACCTTTACGAAAATATCATTAAATAGTTATATTTACTGGAATTTATTGTTCTATACGGTTTTACTATTTGTAATGGATGTAGTTACTATATATGTTCTCCACATATTAGATTTAGCATCTCCAAGTGCTCGGCTGTTCATTGCACTACTTGGCTTTAGAGTAACGATAAATATTTTAGCTGCTCTACTCGCTAAAAATTTCACTAATAGTTTCTTCTATTATATTTGTGCCATTGCAATCTCTCTTATCCTAACGATATGTGGGGGTGCATTTATCCCGATTGATTCTATTATTAGTAGATGGCCATGGGTAGAGTCTTTCAGTCCTGTTTATTCATTGTTACATGGTGAAATCGCTTATGGATTTTTAGCTGCCATTATTGTTATTTCAATAGTTAAAGGAGGTAGTCAGCGTGCTGCAAGTAAGTTCCCTGCAAAAAAGCTATCATAA
- a CDS encoding ABC transporter permease, whose product MIQLKKIAFFTTQYGKSIQKKWKSLLLLFLFPIFLLTSTLGIVASLLVPTAKAPISVAFVDEDQTEETKMLLEFMSLSIDKEEGIDIFSISKDAANEQIENNKISAYILFPEGFTKKLYKGKSVSLSIIGNPSKTVDSFIVKELAESMTRYISSAQANILTVYDYAGNTYIPEEDLEKLLFDTFIEFTLYTLGSGQILDEEEVTNITTTSPTNYYVVAGWFSAFSIWLFGSYSLLRKDTHAAMRNRWKLLGVTHWHTTVSQIFVSLLVSIVFATISFIPISKYFTVELFMLDYFRLFLFVLLYGLLLLIGLALIDLWISSNKVVLLLQFFFVLIWIVSSGALIPTIYFPLFIKNALPFFFSYESFQWIVEIVLVGRNYASFTSLATQVLVGLFLLWISTRWKDRWK is encoded by the coding sequence TTGATCCAACTGAAAAAGATTGCTTTCTTTACGACTCAATATGGAAAAAGTATTCAGAAGAAGTGGAAATCGCTTCTTCTGCTTTTTCTTTTTCCTATTTTTTTATTAACTTCCACACTAGGAATTGTCGCCTCTTTATTAGTTCCAACAGCTAAAGCACCTATTTCGGTTGCTTTTGTAGATGAAGATCAAACAGAAGAAACGAAAATGCTACTAGAATTTATGTCCCTTTCCATTGATAAAGAGGAAGGCATTGACATTTTTTCTATCTCTAAAGATGCTGCCAATGAACAAATAGAAAACAATAAAATAAGTGCTTATATCCTGTTTCCTGAAGGTTTCACTAAAAAGCTCTATAAAGGAAAATCTGTTTCTCTTTCGATTATAGGTAACCCCTCCAAAACAGTTGATAGCTTCATCGTAAAAGAATTAGCAGAAAGTATGACGCGTTACATCTCCTCTGCTCAAGCAAATATTTTAACTGTGTATGATTATGCTGGTAATACATATATTCCTGAAGAGGATTTAGAAAAGCTTTTATTTGATACATTCATCGAATTTACTTTATATACATTAGGAAGCGGACAAATTCTAGATGAAGAAGAAGTTACGAACATTACAACTACCTCCCCCACTAATTATTATGTAGTAGCTGGTTGGTTTAGTGCATTTTCTATTTGGTTATTTGGCAGCTATTCATTGTTAAGGAAAGATACGCATGCTGCTATGCGAAATCGGTGGAAGCTACTTGGAGTGACCCATTGGCATACGACTGTTTCACAAATATTTGTTTCTCTGCTAGTAAGTATTGTATTTGCTACTATTTCTTTTATCCCAATTAGCAAATACTTCACAGTAGAGTTATTTATGTTAGATTATTTCCGGCTGTTCCTGTTCGTCCTTTTATATGGATTACTTCTATTAATAGGTTTAGCTCTCATAGATTTATGGATTTCATCTAACAAAGTAGTGCTGCTACTTCAATTTTTCTTTGTTTTAATATGGATCGTTTCAAGTGGAGCATTAATTCCTACGATTTATTTTCCTTTATTCATCAAGAATGCATTGCCATTTTTCTTCTCGTATGAGAGCTTCCAGTGGATTGTAGAAATTGTGTTAGTTGGACGAAACTATGCAAGCTTTACATCGTTAGCAACTCAGGTCTTAGTGGGTCTATTCCTTCTGTGGATCTCAACCCGGTGGAAGGATAGGTGGAAATGA
- a CDS encoding DUF6583 family protein: protein MKKKTWIIAIISFFVVAGGASAFFLLDKSPKEQYFYSEVKTIQHIQKLVETRYENETEWAKFGTTKVLDSTYDFSGEYQGDTNPEIEQVVNNSNVALRIASDPNKQEVEAEINATILGVDVDPIKGYITSEEIILGLPFYDQLLQLKDKDYGNLMRAIDPSYTGSEKLGLENFLGKNNILSEENIEYLKEEYMMYLYESLPEESFTTSDEKIDVNGKSINAEKISMTLTEAEVKKILTDVLQKAKKDPKFKKIVADYLESSFEQFTAVGTPDTTFEFDEVMDDLISSVDEIDLPDGIKSTIWHDADLIVKRDIKMEIADLGKLEIAGTQLLEDSAQNWEYTISMDNDTLHFTGDLTTSKDGTYKDEISFLDNNKVGLVYNGEEKLSGDDRTFERKFIFEDEYQPMEFLWNGKSNYKKDSMQADHEFVIAIDESSNAVVKVSQESKIIKKVNLPTDSEKMVNIGTMDSNSLQQLLTEDIYPEMQSWGMNIMQQFEQELY, encoded by the coding sequence ATGAAGAAAAAAACATGGATTATTGCTATTATTTCTTTTTTTGTTGTAGCTGGAGGGGCATCTGCCTTTTTTCTACTAGACAAATCACCTAAAGAACAATATTTTTATTCGGAGGTTAAGACTATTCAACATATCCAAAAACTTGTCGAAACACGCTATGAAAATGAGACTGAATGGGCAAAATTTGGAACAACTAAAGTTCTCGATAGCACATATGATTTTTCAGGTGAATATCAAGGTGATACTAATCCCGAAATAGAACAAGTAGTCAATAACTCTAATGTTGCATTACGAATAGCAAGTGATCCAAATAAGCAAGAGGTAGAGGCGGAGATCAATGCAACGATTCTTGGGGTGGATGTTGACCCTATTAAAGGCTATATCACATCGGAAGAAATCATTTTAGGTCTTCCTTTTTATGATCAATTACTTCAATTGAAGGATAAAGATTACGGAAACTTAATGCGTGCAATAGATCCTAGTTATACAGGTAGCGAAAAGCTTGGCTTAGAGAATTTCCTTGGGAAAAATAATATTTTATCTGAAGAAAATATTGAATATTTAAAAGAAGAATACATGATGTATTTATATGAATCATTGCCAGAAGAGTCATTTACCACTTCGGATGAAAAAATTGATGTAAACGGGAAATCTATTAATGCAGAAAAAATTTCCATGACACTTACAGAAGCTGAAGTGAAGAAAATTTTAACTGATGTACTTCAAAAAGCTAAGAAAGATCCAAAATTTAAAAAAATTGTGGCGGATTACTTGGAAAGCTCGTTTGAACAGTTTACTGCCGTTGGTACTCCAGACACAACATTTGAATTTGATGAAGTAATGGATGACTTAATAAGCTCAGTAGACGAAATTGACCTACCTGATGGTATAAAATCTACTATCTGGCATGATGCCGATTTAATCGTGAAAAGAGATATCAAAATGGAAATTGCCGACTTAGGTAAATTAGAAATTGCCGGTACACAATTACTAGAGGATTCCGCACAAAACTGGGAATATACTATTAGTATGGATAACGATACATTACACTTTACAGGTGACCTTACTACATCAAAAGATGGTACTTATAAGGATGAAATCTCATTTTTAGACAATAACAAGGTTGGCCTTGTTTATAACGGAGAAGAAAAACTATCAGGTGATGATAGAACATTCGAACGTAAATTTATATTTGAAGATGAATACCAGCCTATGGAGTTTTTATGGAATGGGAAATCAAACTACAAAAAAGACTCTATGCAAGCAGACCATGAATTTGTTATTGCAATAGATGAAAGTTCAAATGCAGTTGTAAAAGTTAGTCAAGAAAGCAAGATCATTAAAAAAGTAAATCTACCAACAGACTCTGAGAAAATGGTCAATATCGGAACGATGGATTCTAATTCACTACAACAATTGTTAACCGAAGACATTTACCCTGAAATGCAAAGCTGGGGAATGAACATCATGCAACAATTCGAACAAGAATTATATTAA